A stretch of the Sulfuricurvum sp. genome encodes the following:
- the rpsG gene encoding 30S ribosomal protein S7 — protein MRRRKAPVREIMPDPVHGSKVLTKFINKIMWDGKKSTAEKIMYGALDIMGSRGEKSGIEVFNAAIENIKPVIEVKSRRVGGATYQVPVEVRPVRQLSLAIRWLTDAARKRNERTMAERLANELSDAANDKGTAFKRKEDTYKMAEANKAFAHYRW, from the coding sequence ATGAGAAGAAGAAAAGCGCCCGTTCGCGAAATTATGCCTGACCCGGTTCATGGTTCAAAAGTATTGACGAAATTCATCAATAAAATCATGTGGGACGGTAAAAAAAGTACCGCTGAGAAAATCATGTACGGTGCATTGGATATCATGGGTTCACGTGGTGAAAAATCAGGTATCGAAGTATTCAACGCTGCGATTGAGAACATCAAACCAGTTATCGAAGTAAAAAGCCGCCGTGTGGGTGGAGCGACCTACCAAGTTCCAGTAGAAGTTCGTCCTGTACGCCAACTTTCTCTTGCTATCCGCTGGTTAACCGATGCGGCACGCAAACGTAACGAGCGCACTATGGCAGAGCGTTTGGCAAATGAATTATCAGATGCTGCAAACGACAAAGGTACAGCATTCAAACGTAAAGAAGATACTTACAAAATGGCTGAAGCGAATAAAGCGTTCGCTCACTATCGCTGGTAA
- a CDS encoding fumarylacetoacetate hydrolase family protein, whose amino-acid sequence MHAIHYNDSPFIPSKVVCIGRNYVEHIHELNNEIPASMVVFNKPNSAITDTLRFISSDTRFEGEICFLMMKGNIAGIGFGLDLTKADIQNHLKAKGLPWERAKGFDGSAVLGKFVPFDGPLESLRMTLHINGILVQEATYELMIYKPLEMIEEIKSFMSFEDGDIIMSGTPKGVSTYKKDDEFVGRIYSDTTLLVESRWRVLG is encoded by the coding sequence ATGCATGCTATCCACTATAACGATTCCCCTTTTATTCCGTCCAAAGTCGTCTGCATCGGGCGCAACTACGTCGAGCATATCCATGAGCTGAACAATGAAATCCCAGCCTCTATGGTCGTATTTAACAAACCTAATTCCGCCATCACCGATACCCTCCGTTTTATCTCCTCTGACACCCGTTTCGAAGGAGAAATCTGCTTTTTGATGATGAAAGGCAACATAGCCGGAATCGGTTTCGGACTCGACCTCACCAAAGCGGACATTCAAAACCATCTCAAAGCCAAAGGGCTTCCGTGGGAGAGAGCCAAAGGATTTGACGGTTCGGCAGTTTTAGGTAAGTTTGTCCCGTTTGATGGACCCCTGGAATCATTGCGTATGACGCTTCATATTAACGGTATATTGGTACAAGAAGCTACCTATGAGCTGATGATTTATAAACCGCTGGAAATGATTGAAGAAATAAAGAGTTTTATGAGTTTTGAAGACGGTGACATCATTATGAGCGGGACACCTAAAGGTGTCAGCACCTATAAAAAAGATGATGAATTTGTCGGTCGGATTTACAGTGATACAACATTACTCGTTGAAAGCCGATGGAGGGTTTTAGGCTAG
- the fusA gene encoding elongation factor G, producing the protein MARSHKLEDVRNIGIAAHIDAGKTTTTERILFYTGVSHKIGEVHEGAATMDWMEQEQERGITITSAATTCEWNGKQINIIDTPGHVDFTIEVERSMRVLDGAVAVFCAVGGVQPQSETVWRQANRYGVPRMVFVNKMDRIGADFYNVEEQIRNRLKANPVPIQLPIGAEDGFKGIIDLVKMKAILWDEDAAMGSNYREEEIPADLLEKAEDYRAKMMEAAAEGDDSLMEKFFEEGELSNEEIMRGIKAGCLKMEIIPMTCGTAFKNKGVQTLLDAVVDYLPSPLEVAQIKGTLEEDEEVEVVVESNDTEPFAALAFKIMTDPFVGQLTFVRMYRGVLESGSYAFNTTKGKKERIGRLLKMHANKREEIKALYAGEIGAVVGLKDTTTGDTLCDERDRVILERMHFPEPVISVAVEPKTKADQEKMGIALAKLAAEDPSFRVHTDEETGQTIISGMGELHLEILVDRMFREFKVEAEVGAPQVAYRESIRAEVNQEYKYAKQSGGRGQFGHIYIRVKPGVPGTGYIFHNEIKGGVIPKEYIPAVEKGCKEAMQKGVLAGYPIEDIEVALYDGSYHEVDSSEMAFKLAASMGFKEAARKANPAILEPMMKVEVEVPENFMGDVIGDLNRRRGQVNNMGDRSGNKIVDAFVPLSEMFGYSTDLRSATQGRASYSMEFDHYEEVPRNVADEIIKKRNS; encoded by the coding sequence ATGGCAAGATCCCATAAACTTGAAGACGTAAGAAATATCGGTATCGCCGCTCACATCGACGCGGGTAAAACGACAACAACTGAGCGTATCTTGTTCTACACCGGTGTATCACACAAAATCGGTGAGGTTCACGAAGGTGCTGCAACTATGGACTGGATGGAGCAAGAGCAAGAACGTGGTATTACCATCACTTCTGCTGCGACAACCTGTGAATGGAACGGCAAACAAATCAACATCATCGACACTCCGGGCCACGTTGACTTCACCATTGAAGTTGAGCGTTCTATGCGTGTACTTGATGGTGCTGTTGCTGTATTCTGTGCAGTTGGTGGGGTTCAACCACAATCTGAAACAGTATGGCGTCAAGCAAACCGTTACGGGGTTCCTCGTATGGTTTTCGTTAACAAAATGGACCGTATCGGTGCCGATTTCTATAACGTAGAAGAGCAAATCCGCAATCGTCTTAAAGCGAATCCGGTACCTATCCAACTTCCAATCGGTGCAGAAGACGGTTTCAAAGGGATTATCGATCTCGTCAAAATGAAAGCGATCCTTTGGGATGAAGATGCGGCTATGGGTTCAAACTACCGCGAAGAAGAAATTCCTGCAGATTTGTTAGAAAAAGCGGAAGACTATCGTGCAAAAATGATGGAAGCGGCTGCAGAGGGTGACGATTCATTGATGGAGAAATTCTTCGAAGAGGGTGAACTTTCTAACGAAGAGATCATGCGCGGGATCAAAGCCGGATGTCTTAAAATGGAAATTATTCCTATGACATGCGGTACTGCGTTCAAAAACAAAGGGGTACAAACTCTTCTTGACGCGGTTGTTGATTACCTACCTTCACCATTAGAAGTTGCTCAAATTAAAGGGACATTGGAAGAAGATGAAGAGGTAGAAGTTGTTGTTGAATCAAACGACACTGAACCGTTTGCTGCTCTAGCGTTTAAAATTATGACTGACCCGTTTGTTGGACAATTGACATTCGTACGTATGTATCGCGGTGTTCTTGAGTCAGGTTCATATGCATTTAATACCACAAAAGGTAAAAAAGAGCGTATCGGTCGTCTTTTGAAAATGCATGCTAACAAACGTGAAGAGATTAAAGCGCTTTATGCTGGTGAAATCGGTGCGGTTGTAGGTCTTAAAGACACAACTACCGGTGATACTTTGTGTGATGAAAGAGATCGCGTAATCCTTGAGCGTATGCACTTCCCTGAACCGGTTATCTCGGTTGCAGTTGAGCCAAAAACAAAAGCGGACCAAGAAAAAATGGGTATCGCTCTTGCAAAATTGGCTGCGGAAGATCCATCTTTCCGCGTTCACACTGACGAAGAGACAGGACAAACGATCATCAGCGGTATGGGTGAGCTTCACCTTGAAATCCTTGTTGACCGTATGTTCCGTGAGTTTAAAGTTGAAGCGGAAGTCGGTGCACCGCAAGTTGCATACCGTGAATCAATCCGTGCTGAAGTTAACCAAGAGTACAAATACGCGAAACAATCGGGTGGACGTGGGCAATTCGGTCACATCTATATCCGTGTTAAGCCGGGTGTACCTGGAACAGGTTATATCTTCCACAACGAAATCAAAGGTGGGGTTATTCCGAAAGAATATATCCCTGCAGTTGAAAAAGGGTGTAAAGAAGCAATGCAAAAAGGTGTTCTCGCGGGTTATCCGATCGAAGATATCGAAGTTGCATTGTATGACGGTTCATACCATGAGGTTGACTCCTCTGAGATGGCGTTTAAACTTGCTGCATCTATGGGATTCAAAGAAGCTGCGCGTAAAGCGAATCCGGCTATCCTTGAGCCTATGATGAAAGTTGAAGTTGAAGTTCCTGAAAACTTTATGGGTGACGTTATCGGTGACCTTAACCGCCGCCGCGGACAAGTTAACAACATGGGTGACCGTTCAGGTAACAAAATTGTTGACGCGTTCGTACCGTTGTCTGAAATGTTCGGTTACTCAACTGACCTACGTTCAGCAACACAAGGACGTGCTAGTTACTCTATGGAATTCGATCACTACGAAGAAGTTCCACGTAACGTTGCAGACGAAATTATCAAAAAACGCAACAGCTAA
- a CDS encoding cytochrome b/b6 domain-containing protein, whose product MHRNFSSSFRIWHWLQALAMFGLFITVVLRESVMHKSQIGSIVKTKLAEIGTVITDEQAVVIGKAVRSPMWDWHIYLGITVAVLLVWRIALVIKNGFGFDDNPHMQKVYKLYKAVYLLLATMSLSGLTLYWKLAGSAKDTVETVHMYLGWSLFAFIAVHIIGVVLAEKSDQSGLVSRMINGAE is encoded by the coding sequence ATGCATCGTAATTTTTCATCTTCATTTAGAATTTGGCATTGGTTACAGGCGCTTGCCATGTTTGGGCTTTTCATCACCGTTGTATTGCGGGAGAGTGTTATGCACAAATCTCAGATAGGTTCGATCGTCAAAACGAAACTCGCTGAAATCGGAACAGTTATTACAGATGAACAGGCAGTTGTTATTGGAAAAGCTGTGAGAAGTCCAATGTGGGATTGGCATATATATTTAGGGATTACGGTAGCCGTACTGCTGGTGTGGCGAATTGCGTTAGTGATTAAAAACGGATTCGGCTTTGATGATAATCCACATATGCAGAAGGTCTATAAACTTTATAAGGCGGTATATCTACTTTTGGCGACTATGTCTCTCAGCGGTCTAACTCTCTATTGGAAGCTTGCAGGCTCAGCCAAGGATACGGTAGAGACTGTTCATATGTATCTCGGATGGAGTCTATTTGCTTTTATAGCCGTTCATATTATCGGAGTCGTTCTTGCTGAAAAGAGTGATCAAAGTGGTCTTGTTTCACGAATGATCAACGGAGCGGAATAA
- a CDS encoding HD domain-containing phosphohydrolase: MLSVSSLFAKEVVYIGVLAHKNFATTQSAWNPTAEYLNQKIPDYTFKIIPLKFEDFPNYLRDQKIDFVVTNSAYYVELEYRFGISRIATLKNKGLNGKAQTEFGGVIFTRSSNKQIKQLEDLSDKRFAAVNQDSFGGWIMALRELQEHKVKLNPLKTTFYGTHEAVVHAVERGKADAGTVRTDTLERMAKEGKIDINNFTVISPKNYPDFFYQTSTRLYPEWPFATTKHTPAYLAEKVAVALISMPEESDAAIASNSLGWTIPLDYQSIHECLKELELGPYVYLKKAALSYLIEKYGTYLLIGILVLIFSLIVLVYIAKMNAQLRETKEALKEINASLEERVAEKTQHLYEKSSMLENAYLNEKYLRSILRTVADVNQMLITSRSKEELIDKATLCLSSNEAFKSAKIAMVIKNELSVMAAYGVGDVKTITSIDQKAYDEGKSVMITRFDENVPEACRENAKLYGIKGIYALPLKRSTYSEEVIGVLTICTGHETGFSVEEQNMIEELAGDIGFAYHSFSQNEHIDVLHEEQIRNYQNFIEALVNMIEQRDTYTAGHTQRVARYCELIAREMELPEKEIKQLVEAAKLHDIGKVVTPDSILLKPGRLSPLEYELIKEHVAAGYEVLSTVHFYKELAEIMLDHHERYDGSGYPNGKKGGEIPLLGHILAVADSFDAMTTNRIYKPRKEVAESLIELNELSGVWYHPAVVNAACKVLAGLSIDTTISQIGSSALEEERVSYFFRDRLTKLYNEDYFMMMINGRTKHVQPETLDIISLSDFHHYNKKYGWEKGNELIGEFAAYLSEKFPEYVVFRIWGDRFAIADFKGDMESLLSDSPLTANGVHAKTKKIAATVENLQVLMREEIVEI; encoded by the coding sequence ATGTTATCGGTATCGTCCCTTTTCGCAAAAGAGGTGGTGTATATCGGAGTTCTGGCACATAAAAACTTTGCAACAACTCAAAGTGCATGGAACCCAACCGCAGAATATCTAAATCAAAAAATTCCAGACTATACATTTAAAATTATTCCATTGAAATTCGAAGATTTCCCAAACTATCTACGTGATCAAAAGATTGACTTTGTAGTGACAAATTCTGCCTATTATGTCGAGTTGGAATATAGGTTCGGTATTTCAAGAATTGCGACACTGAAGAATAAAGGTCTGAACGGCAAAGCTCAAACCGAGTTTGGCGGAGTTATATTTACGCGATCATCCAATAAACAGATCAAGCAACTTGAAGATTTGAGTGATAAGCGCTTTGCTGCTGTAAATCAAGACTCCTTCGGCGGATGGATTATGGCATTGCGGGAATTACAAGAGCATAAAGTCAAATTGAATCCATTGAAAACGACATTTTACGGAACGCATGAAGCGGTTGTTCATGCAGTTGAGCGCGGTAAAGCTGATGCCGGAACGGTTCGTACCGATACACTCGAACGAATGGCAAAAGAGGGGAAGATTGATATTAATAATTTTACGGTCATTAGCCCTAAGAACTATCCCGATTTTTTTTACCAAACCAGTACCCGTCTCTATCCTGAGTGGCCATTTGCGACAACGAAACACACACCGGCTTATTTGGCCGAGAAAGTAGCAGTAGCGCTCATCTCAATGCCGGAGGAATCGGATGCGGCAATTGCATCCAATAGCCTTGGATGGACGATACCGCTCGATTATCAAAGCATTCACGAATGTCTCAAAGAATTGGAACTCGGACCCTATGTGTATCTCAAAAAAGCTGCTCTTTCGTATTTAATAGAAAAATACGGGACATATCTTTTGATCGGTATTTTAGTGTTGATATTCTCCCTGATTGTCTTGGTGTACATTGCCAAAATGAATGCGCAGCTTCGGGAGACAAAAGAAGCATTAAAAGAGATCAATGCATCATTGGAAGAGAGGGTGGCAGAGAAGACACAGCATCTGTATGAAAAAAGTTCAATGTTGGAAAATGCCTATCTCAATGAAAAATATCTCAGAAGTATTCTACGAACAGTTGCGGATGTCAATCAGATGTTGATTACTTCCCGGAGCAAAGAAGAACTGATTGACAAAGCGACTCTGTGTTTGAGTTCTAATGAAGCGTTTAAAAGTGCAAAGATTGCAATGGTTATCAAAAATGAATTGAGTGTTATGGCTGCATACGGTGTCGGGGATGTTAAAACTATTACATCAATCGATCAAAAAGCATATGATGAGGGCAAATCGGTAATGATTACCCGTTTTGATGAAAACGTCCCTGAAGCATGCCGGGAAAATGCCAAGCTGTATGGAATAAAAGGGATTTATGCACTGCCTCTGAAACGGAGTACCTATTCGGAAGAAGTAATCGGTGTTTTGACGATATGCACCGGTCATGAGACGGGGTTTAGTGTCGAAGAACAAAACATGATTGAAGAACTCGCAGGGGATATCGGATTTGCATATCATTCATTCTCTCAAAACGAGCACATCGACGTATTGCATGAGGAACAAATCAGAAACTATCAAAATTTTATCGAAGCCTTGGTCAATATGATCGAGCAGCGTGATACCTATACGGCTGGGCATACTCAAAGGGTAGCACGATATTGTGAGCTGATAGCCCGAGAGATGGAGCTTCCGGAGAAAGAAATTAAGCAGCTGGTTGAAGCAGCTAAGCTTCATGATATCGGGAAAGTAGTGACCCCCGATTCTATTTTACTCAAGCCCGGACGTTTGAGTCCTCTGGAGTATGAACTCATCAAAGAACATGTCGCTGCAGGGTATGAGGTGCTTTCTACAGTTCATTTTTATAAAGAATTGGCTGAGATCATGCTGGATCACCATGAACGTTATGACGGAAGCGGTTATCCAAATGGTAAAAAAGGGGGTGAAATCCCATTGTTAGGGCATATTCTTGCAGTAGCCGATTCGTTTGATGCCATGACGACGAATCGTATCTACAAACCGAGAAAAGAGGTCGCTGAGTCGCTGATAGAACTGAATGAACTCAGTGGCGTATGGTATCATCCGGCAGTGGTCAATGCTGCTTGCAAAGTGCTAGCAGGGCTAAGCATTGACACGACCATTAGCCAAATAGGTTCCAGTGCCCTTGAAGAAGAGAGGGTCAGCTACTTTTTTAGAGACAGATTGACAAAACTTTATAATGAAGACTATTTTATGATGATGATCAATGGCCGCACGAAACATGTGCAGCCTGAGACACTCGACATTATTTCATTGTCCGATTTTCATCACTACAATAAGAAATACGGTTGGGAAAAGGGCAATGAACTGATTGGAGAATTCGCAGCATATTTATCTGAAAAATTTCCGGAATATGTTGTCTTTAGAATTTGGGGAGATCGATTTGCCATCGCCGATTTTAAAGGGGATATGGAGTCTTTATTGAGTGATTCACCGTTAACGGCAAACGGTGTTCATGCCAAAACAAAAAAAATAGCGGCAACGGTTGAAAATCTGCAGGTATTAATGCGTGAAGAGATAGTAGAAATCTAG